In one window of Frigoriglobus tundricola DNA:
- a CDS encoding sensor histidine kinase — protein MRDANQKPTGLVAVGRDLTERRQFETQLIRSEKLAALGVLAGGIAHEVRNPLAVVSSAAQLLLEGRLDSATRRVCEEKIHQNVQRASGVIENLLRFARQSDRGERLLLDLAAVARDAADRIANQFKLSRVELALEFPSCAVPIRGTSGLLQQPVMNLLLNAANSMPETGGRVTLRVSVHPPHAVLQVVDTGCGIPTADLPKVFDPFFTTMPVGKGTGLGLSICYSITKQHGGGIDIASEPDQETVVTVRLPLDTGPGSGEVSP, from the coding sequence ATGCGGGACGCGAACCAGAAGCCGACCGGGTTGGTCGCGGTGGGCCGCGACCTGACGGAGCGGCGCCAGTTCGAGACGCAGCTGATCCGCTCCGAGAAGCTCGCCGCCCTCGGGGTCCTGGCCGGGGGGATCGCGCACGAGGTCCGGAACCCGCTCGCGGTCGTGTCGTCCGCCGCCCAACTGTTGTTGGAGGGCCGGCTCGATTCCGCGACCCGGCGGGTGTGCGAAGAAAAGATCCATCAGAACGTCCAGCGGGCGTCCGGGGTGATCGAGAACCTGCTCCGGTTCGCCCGCCAGTCCGACCGCGGGGAGCGGCTGCTCCTCGATCTGGCGGCGGTGGCCCGGGACGCGGCCGATCGGATCGCCAACCAGTTCAAGCTCTCGCGCGTGGAACTGGCACTGGAGTTCCCCTCGTGCGCCGTCCCGATCCGGGGCACGTCCGGGCTCCTCCAGCAGCCGGTGATGAACCTGTTGCTGAACGCCGCGAACTCGATGCCGGAGACGGGAGGCCGGGTCACGCTCCGGGTGAGCGTCCACCCGCCCCACGCCGTTCTCCAGGTGGTCGACACCGGCTGCGGGATCCCGACCGCCGACCTGCCGAAGGTGTTCGACCCGTTCTTCACCACCATGCCGGTGGGGAAAGGGACCGGGCTCGGGCTGTCCATCTGCTACTCGATTACGAAGCAGCACGGGGGCGGGATCGACATCGCCAGTGAGCCGGACCAGGAGACGGTCGTGACCGTTCGGTTGCCGCTCGACACCGGCCCCGGGAGCGGGGAGGTGTCCCCGTGA
- a CDS encoding GvpL/GvpF family gas vesicle protein, whose protein sequence is MRVERVGDPVPGIAAHALIARETVATFRAALAAHPILGPLQWVVTGPWPPFNFAGAPPRDGPR, encoded by the coding sequence CTGAGGGTCGAGCGGGTCGGCGATCCGGTCCCGGGGATCGCCGCCCACGCCCTGATCGCCCGGGAGACCGTTGCCACGTTCCGGGCCGCCCTCGCCGCCCACCCGATCCTCGGCCCACTCCAGTGGGTCGTGACCGGCCCGTGGCCGCCGTTCAATTTCGCCGGGGCGCCGCCGCGCGACGGGCCGCGGTGA
- a CDS encoding response regulator — MIPPRPPPLLIVDDEDMGWAMQTLLRVDGYSCLVARSAREALVGPGRQAVLAAFIDLKLPDCDGLELIRAIRRERPGLVCFLMSGYLYPDDEPVRAAEADGLITGFISKPFLLDHVRTAIQAAIRAARGKPT; from the coding sequence GTGATCCCGCCGAGGCCCCCGCCCTTATTAATCGTGGACGACGAGGACATGGGCTGGGCCATGCAGACCCTCCTCCGGGTGGACGGCTACTCCTGCCTGGTGGCCCGGTCCGCGCGGGAGGCGCTGGTCGGACCCGGCCGCCAGGCCGTCCTCGCCGCGTTCATCGACCTGAAGCTCCCCGACTGCGACGGGCTGGAACTCATCCGGGCCATCCGCCGCGAGCGGCCCGGGCTCGTGTGCTTCCTGATGTCCGGGTACCTGTACCCCGACGACGAGCCGGTGCGGGCGGCGGAAGCGGACGGCCTCATCACCGGGTTCATCAGCAAGCCGTTCCTCCTCGACCATGTCCGGACGGCGATCCAGGCCGCGATTCGCGCCGCACGGGGGAAGCCGACCTGA